A region of Lichenibacterium dinghuense DNA encodes the following proteins:
- a CDS encoding efflux transporter outer membrane subunit yields MRRLGPLLIVAVALGGCGFDATGVSPVVIDTPVRWGGEPKVPSRTVQGEGEVDLRWWRSFHDPELSSLVDRVAAQNLDLRTATERVIQSAAQRGVTAAQGLPHVDGSSTDMYNRASPNGILKLVQGAPGAPLEFPLYNEGLTSSWELDLFGRVRRAVEAADAEVLASAEARNGVALAALAEVAQDYLQLRGAQTRTAIARANVAVAARNVALVEDRLGNGYATTLELAQARAQLATVTGTLPPLLTQEAQLINAIGLLLGETPRALEGELKPPRLVPRVPRTVPVGLPGTLVRRRPDVREAEAHLHAATAQTGVAVANFYPSVTLTGALNLQAIRFGDLAKLSSTAWNVGPSVTVPIFEGGRLKGQLELRESQQREAAVQFQKTVLQAWQQVDDALTAYAQAQRRRADLARAVGQNEAALAASRQRYREGLVDFLNVNQAEVQLLSSQTDFADAETQIATDLVQLYRALGGGWDVVDGPGAFDHPAPVGPPGAIPTLIDEAIR; encoded by the coding sequence GTGCGTCGCCTCGGCCCCCTCCTCATCGTCGCCGTCGCGCTCGGCGGTTGCGGCTTCGACGCCACCGGCGTCAGTCCAGTCGTGATCGACACGCCGGTCCGCTGGGGGGGCGAGCCCAAGGTTCCCAGCCGCACGGTTCAGGGTGAGGGCGAGGTCGATCTCCGCTGGTGGCGCTCATTTCACGACCCCGAACTGTCCTCGCTGGTGGACAGGGTGGCGGCGCAGAACCTCGACCTCAGGACCGCCACCGAGCGGGTGATCCAGAGTGCCGCGCAGCGCGGGGTGACGGCCGCACAGGGTCTCCCGCACGTCGACGGGTCGTCGACCGACATGTACAACCGCGCCAGCCCCAACGGCATCCTCAAGCTCGTCCAGGGCGCCCCCGGCGCCCCGCTCGAATTTCCGCTCTACAACGAGGGACTGACGTCATCCTGGGAGCTCGACCTGTTCGGCCGCGTGCGGCGCGCCGTCGAGGCCGCCGACGCGGAAGTGCTGGCCTCAGCCGAGGCGCGCAACGGCGTGGCCCTCGCCGCGCTCGCCGAGGTGGCCCAGGACTACCTGCAGCTCCGCGGCGCCCAGACCCGCACCGCCATCGCCAGGGCCAACGTCGCGGTCGCGGCCCGGAACGTGGCGCTCGTCGAAGACAGGCTCGGCAACGGCTACGCCACAACTTTGGAGCTCGCCCAGGCCCGCGCCCAGCTCGCGACGGTCACCGGGACGCTGCCACCCCTCCTGACTCAGGAGGCGCAGCTCATCAACGCCATCGGCCTGCTGCTCGGGGAGACGCCGCGGGCGCTCGAAGGAGAGCTCAAGCCGCCGCGCCTCGTGCCACGAGTGCCGCGCACCGTGCCCGTGGGTCTGCCCGGCACCCTCGTGCGCCGGCGCCCGGACGTCCGCGAGGCCGAAGCTCACCTCCACGCCGCGACGGCCCAGACCGGCGTCGCGGTGGCGAACTTCTACCCGAGCGTCACGCTCACGGGTGCCCTGAATCTGCAGGCCATCCGCTTCGGCGACCTCGCCAAGCTGTCCTCCACGGCCTGGAACGTCGGGCCGTCGGTGACGGTGCCGATCTTCGAGGGTGGCCGGCTCAAAGGGCAGCTGGAATTGCGTGAGTCTCAGCAGCGCGAAGCCGCTGTGCAATTTCAGAAGACGGTGCTCCAGGCTTGGCAACAGGTCGACGACGCGTTGACGGCTTACGCGCAGGCGCAGCGCCGACGCGCCGACCTCGCGCGCGCCGTGGGGCAGAACGAGGCGGCCCTGGCGGCGTCGAGGCAGCGCTATCGGGAGGGCTTGGTCGACTTCCTCAACGTGAACCAAGCCGAGGTTCAGCTCCTGTCGAGCCAGACCGACTTCGCCGACGCCGAGACGCAGATCGCGACCGACCTCGTGCA
- a CDS encoding HlyD family secretion protein, translating to MTMSTTDSGRPKRDWLTPQPAPASARRSSPSMREDEERGFEDRGDRRARRGQDEGPRGSGGGSGQKRGPSAKGDGARGKDGEDKQDHGKADKKDDAQGGSDEKEEGKGKEDDAKKGDGKPDKPKKPLPWWPFVLAAVVVVAFAAVVLWIIFRPRPDVWTDDAYVRVHYTTVAPRVSGQIASVPVEDNQVVKAGDLLAEIDPRDYQTALDAAEAQLQRDQAQTGDIGVNIERQPSIIDESSADVDSARARLAFSQADARRFDNLVATGAGSNQQHQQADATLQQNQAALRSAQAQLDASKKQLDALKKQQQASEATVKADRAQVEQAKLNLSYTRILAKLDGMVAQRSVQVGNYVTAGATLMTLVPLQQVYVTANYREEDLRHVRAGQHATVHVDAYDIDLDGVVNGVPAASGATFSPIEPNNATGNFTKIVQRLPVKIDISPNQPLANLLRVGFSVETTIHTDLQDVVAEQRHDPRAVTGR from the coding sequence ATGACGATGAGCACGACCGACAGCGGGCGTCCGAAGCGCGACTGGCTGACGCCCCAGCCCGCCCCGGCGTCGGCACGCAGGTCCAGCCCTTCGATGCGGGAGGACGAAGAGCGAGGCTTCGAGGACCGTGGGGACCGACGCGCCCGGCGAGGTCAGGACGAGGGACCGCGTGGGAGCGGGGGCGGATCCGGCCAGAAACGCGGCCCCAGCGCGAAGGGCGACGGGGCGAGGGGCAAGGACGGCGAAGACAAGCAGGACCACGGCAAGGCAGACAAGAAGGACGACGCCCAGGGCGGGAGCGACGAGAAAGAGGAGGGCAAGGGCAAGGAGGACGATGCCAAGAAGGGTGACGGGAAACCCGACAAGCCCAAGAAGCCGCTCCCCTGGTGGCCCTTCGTCCTCGCGGCCGTGGTCGTGGTGGCGTTCGCCGCCGTCGTGCTGTGGATCATCTTCCGGCCGCGCCCCGACGTGTGGACGGACGACGCCTACGTACGGGTCCACTACACGACGGTCGCGCCGCGCGTCTCCGGGCAGATCGCCTCGGTGCCGGTCGAGGACAACCAAGTCGTGAAGGCCGGCGATCTCCTCGCCGAGATCGACCCGCGCGATTACCAGACGGCGCTCGACGCCGCGGAAGCTCAGCTCCAGCGCGACCAGGCCCAGACCGGGGACATCGGCGTCAACATCGAGCGGCAGCCCTCGATCATCGATGAATCGTCGGCGGATGTCGATTCGGCACGCGCCAGGCTCGCCTTCTCCCAGGCTGATGCGCGGCGTTTCGACAACCTCGTCGCGACCGGCGCGGGCTCGAACCAGCAGCACCAGCAGGCCGACGCGACTCTGCAGCAGAACCAGGCCGCCCTGCGTTCGGCCCAGGCTCAGCTCGACGCTTCGAAGAAGCAGCTGGACGCGCTTAAGAAGCAGCAGCAGGCTTCGGAAGCGACCGTCAAGGCGGACCGGGCCCAGGTCGAGCAAGCCAAGCTCAACCTGAGCTACACGCGGATCCTCGCCAAGCTCGACGGCATGGTGGCGCAGCGGTCCGTCCAGGTGGGCAACTACGTGACCGCCGGGGCGACATTGATGACCTTGGTGCCGCTCCAGCAGGTGTATGTCACGGCCAACTACCGCGAGGAAGACCTCCGGCACGTGCGCGCCGGCCAGCACGCGACGGTGCACGTCGACGCCTACGACATCGACCTCGACGGCGTGGTAAACGGCGTGCCGGCCGCGAGCGGAGCCACCTTCTCCCCGATCGAGCCCAACAACGCGACCGGCAACTTCACCAAGATCGTCCAACGCCTGCCCGTGAAGATCGACATCTCGCCGAATCAGCCCCTCGCCAACCTGCTGCGCGTCGGCTTCTCGGTCGAGACCACCATCCACACCGACCTCCAGGACGTCGTGGCCGAACAGCGCCACGATCCTCGTGCCGTCACGGGGCGCTGA
- a CDS encoding MFS transporter: MDVKPLLALGGVLLATMASEFNDQVSAIALVDIRGGFGIGHDPGTWIDSLYTSAEIVGMALSPWFLVTLTHRLWAIGVIAGCCLFSVLIPFSPNIEAIYALRILEGLFGGLMVPLLMATALRVLTPDIRLYGLAVYALTATFTPGLAATLAAFWLHTLHAWQFIFFEPIPFCALGALLVWYGLPQDPPVLKRFAMLDWRGLILLVVGTGALSTLLLQGDRLDWFNSPFISVLALVSALAIPLLLVNEWFHPLPFLKLQMLGKRNFAYGAVGLFTFLLIAQSGSTVPLQYLQEVQGYRPVQAQFATLVVSAGQIVMLPLMALLLDNKWADARAVSLVGMALILASCIGSSSINVVWNRDQFYLWQALQAVGQPMVVMPLLMMATNTVTKETDGPFASALINFPRAVAEAAGTWLLELITRWRGALHSVNIVDQVGRVRWPLVQGSGVLPTSPPPLLADGQPRAPGSLEAFNRIVEQQVTILTTADTYLILGAITVALMVIVCVLPVRTLPPRLQFSKS, from the coding sequence ATGGACGTCAAACCCCTGCTCGCCCTCGGCGGCGTGCTGCTCGCCACCATGGCGAGCGAGTTCAACGACCAGGTCTCTGCCATCGCGCTGGTCGACATCCGCGGCGGTTTCGGCATCGGCCATGACCCCGGCACTTGGATCGACAGCCTGTACACCTCGGCCGAGATCGTCGGCATGGCACTGTCACCCTGGTTCCTCGTGACCCTGACACACCGCCTATGGGCGATCGGCGTCATCGCTGGCTGCTGCCTGTTCAGCGTGCTGATCCCCTTCAGCCCAAACATCGAGGCCATCTACGCTCTCCGCATTCTGGAGGGCCTGTTCGGCGGCCTGATGGTGCCCCTCCTGATGGCCACGGCGCTGCGCGTGCTCACGCCCGACATCCGTCTCTACGGTCTCGCCGTTTACGCCCTCACGGCGACCTTCACGCCCGGCCTCGCGGCGACGCTGGCCGCTTTCTGGCTGCACACCCTGCACGCCTGGCAGTTCATCTTCTTCGAGCCTATTCCGTTCTGCGCGCTCGGGGCGCTGCTGGTCTGGTACGGCCTGCCGCAGGACCCGCCCGTCCTGAAGCGCTTCGCCATGTTGGACTGGCGTGGCCTGATCCTGCTTGTCGTCGGCACGGGCGCGCTTTCGACCCTGCTGCTTCAGGGCGACCGGCTCGACTGGTTCAATTCGCCGTTCATCTCCGTACTGGCCCTGGTGAGCGCCCTCGCGATCCCGCTGCTGCTCGTGAACGAATGGTTCCATCCGTTGCCCTTCCTCAAGCTGCAGATGCTGGGCAAGCGCAACTTCGCTTACGGCGCCGTCGGCCTGTTCACGTTCCTGCTCATCGCCCAATCGGGCTCGACGGTGCCGCTCCAATATCTCCAGGAGGTGCAAGGCTATCGCCCGGTCCAGGCGCAGTTCGCGACGCTGGTGGTGTCGGCCGGGCAGATCGTGATGCTGCCCCTGATGGCCCTGCTGCTCGACAACAAGTGGGCGGACGCGAGGGCCGTGAGCCTCGTCGGCATGGCGCTTATCCTCGCCTCGTGCATCGGCTCGTCCTCGATCAACGTCGTGTGGAACCGCGACCAGTTCTATCTGTGGCAGGCGCTCCAGGCCGTCGGCCAGCCGATGGTCGTCATGCCGCTGCTGATGATGGCGACCAACACGGTCACGAAGGAGACGGACGGGCCCTTCGCCTCCGCACTCATCAACTTCCCGCGGGCCGTCGCCGAGGCCGCCGGCACGTGGCTGCTCGAACTCATCACGCGCTGGCGCGGTGCCTTGCACTCGGTCAACATCGTGGATCAGGTCGGCCGCGTGCGCTGGCCGCTTGTACAAGGGTCCGGCGTGCTGCCCACCTCGCCACCGCCGTTGCTGGCCGATGGGCAGCCTCGCGCGCCCGGCAGCCTCGAAGCTTTCAACCGGATCGTCGAGCAACAGGTCACCATCCTGACGACCGCCGACACCTACCTGATCCTCGGCGCCATCACCGTGGCCCTGATGGTGATCGTCTGCGTGCTGCCGGTGCGGACGCTGCCGCCCCGCCTCCAGTTCTCGAAGTCCTGA
- a CDS encoding NADPH-dependent FMN reductase gives MSQDKPLRFVTLVGSLRRGSYNAAISRALPRLSPEGVTIDVLGTIGDLPLYDADLQADGFPEPVLAMSESIRVSNGVVIATPEYNYSVPGALKNALDWLSRCSSQPLAGKPVAIQTASPGAIGGARCQYHLRQILVFLDAYVLNKPEVIVGGAASKIDAETFEITDAATRDFIAGQLAAFATFARKLQ, from the coding sequence ATGTCACAGGACAAGCCGCTCCGTTTCGTCACGCTGGTCGGCAGTCTACGCCGCGGCTCTTACAATGCCGCGATCTCGCGCGCCTTGCCGCGGCTGTCACCGGAGGGCGTGACCATCGACGTCCTCGGCACCATCGGCGATCTCCCGCTTTACGACGCGGATCTGCAGGCCGACGGCTTCCCAGAGCCGGTGCTGGCAATGTCGGAGAGCATCCGCGTGTCGAACGGCGTCGTCATTGCGACGCCCGAGTATAATTACTCAGTGCCGGGCGCTTTGAAGAACGCGCTCGACTGGCTGTCACGCTGCTCGTCGCAGCCGCTCGCCGGCAAACCCGTCGCGATCCAGACGGCGTCGCCCGGCGCGATCGGGGGCGCCCGGTGCCAGTACCACCTGCGCCAGATCCTCGTCTTTCTCGACGCTTACGTTCTCAACAAGCCAGAGGTCATCGTCGGCGGGGCAGCCAGCAAGATCGATGCCGAGACGTTCGAGATCACCGATGCCGCCACCAGGGACTTCATCGCAGGCCAGCTCGCTGCCTTCGCGACCTTCGCTCGCAAGTTACAATAG
- a CDS encoding MGH1-like glycoside hydrolase domain-containing protein: MDMTGVEDERLMGPDKRDWRLWGTYLPERQWGTVREDTSGGGQAWTSFPYEDSRRRAYRSGEDGLLGWCDGEARLCFSIALWNGRDDHLKERLFGLSNLEGNHGEDVKELYYYLDGTPSGSYARALYKYPQGPFPYAELVEENGRRGFGDPEYEIIDTTAFAEDRYFDIMVEYGKRSPEDMLICLTVRNRGPETADLALLPTLIFRNAWGRGGPHPGRRPEMWVESTSILARHDDLGLYRLSPLPGTAGVPEPVFTGNEDAGGDDAFAYTKDAFHRLIVGNDGGAVDPARRGTKAAFPFHLRIEPGMDHVLRLRFARDDQREPEPLDVRGFDACLIQRLEEADAFYASRIPAGAGIEEARVMRQAYAGLLWTKQVYIFDVKRWHDRHGDAASSRDAQSLNAGWRHVRAHDVISMPDKWEYPWFAAWDLAFHMIPMAEIDSDFAKSQLLLMLSERYMHPNGALAAYEFGFDDANPPVHALAIWRVFEADRETTGRPDIDFLERAFQRLLLNFTWWVNRKDASGKDLFGGGFMGLDNIGLFDRDQALPFGEALLQADATAWMGLYCSVMLTIAVELAQERPMYQEMGVKFFHHFILIVDAINTALGTGLWDEETGFFYDQIREEDRPPVPLKVHSVVGLLPLVASTILRSDQRDAVPDMVRQIEEGLDDHPEHRGHRGTAAEGEALFAGAPFVALVPRERLRRLLARMLDEGEFLSRFGLRSLSKRHADEPVALRA; this comes from the coding sequence ATGGATATGACGGGCGTCGAGGACGAGCGGCTCATGGGACCGGACAAGCGCGACTGGCGCCTATGGGGCACCTACCTGCCCGAGCGTCAGTGGGGTACGGTCCGCGAGGACACGTCCGGCGGCGGTCAGGCCTGGACGTCCTTCCCCTATGAGGACAGCCGCCGGCGCGCCTATCGCTCCGGCGAGGACGGGCTGCTCGGCTGGTGTGACGGGGAAGCGCGGCTCTGCTTCTCGATCGCGCTCTGGAACGGGCGCGACGACCACCTGAAGGAGCGTCTGTTCGGCCTCAGCAACCTCGAAGGCAACCACGGCGAAGACGTCAAAGAACTCTACTACTACCTCGACGGGACTCCGAGCGGCAGTTACGCCCGAGCACTTTATAAGTACCCGCAGGGACCATTCCCCTACGCGGAGCTAGTGGAGGAGAACGGCAGGCGCGGCTTCGGCGATCCGGAATACGAAATCATCGACACGACCGCCTTTGCCGAGGATCGCTACTTCGACATCATGGTCGAGTATGGCAAGCGCAGTCCCGAGGACATGCTGATCTGCCTCACGGTGCGCAACCGGGGGCCCGAGACGGCCGACCTCGCCCTGCTTCCCACGCTCATATTCCGCAACGCCTGGGGACGGGGTGGTCCGCACCCCGGTCGTCGGCCGGAGATGTGGGTGGAAAGCACCTCCATCCTGGCCCGGCACGACGACCTCGGGCTCTATCGTCTGTCGCCTCTGCCGGGTACCGCCGGAGTGCCCGAGCCGGTCTTCACCGGCAACGAGGATGCCGGCGGAGATGATGCATTCGCCTACACCAAAGACGCCTTCCACCGTCTGATCGTCGGAAACGACGGCGGCGCGGTAGATCCCGCACGCCGCGGCACCAAGGCGGCTTTCCCGTTCCATCTGCGGATCGAACCTGGCATGGACCACGTCCTGCGCCTTCGCTTTGCGCGAGACGATCAGAGGGAGCCGGAACCGCTCGACGTGCGGGGCTTCGATGCATGCTTGATACAGCGCCTCGAGGAGGCCGACGCGTTCTACGCCTCGCGCATACCGGCCGGTGCCGGTATCGAGGAAGCACGGGTGATGAGGCAGGCCTATGCAGGGCTGCTGTGGACGAAGCAGGTCTATATCTTCGACGTCAAACGTTGGCACGACCGCCACGGTGACGCTGCTTCGTCCCGGGATGCGCAGAGCCTCAATGCAGGGTGGCGGCATGTGCGTGCCCATGACGTCATCTCGATGCCGGACAAGTGGGAGTACCCCTGGTTTGCGGCCTGGGATCTCGCCTTCCACATGATTCCCATGGCGGAGATCGACTCCGACTTTGCCAAGAGCCAACTCCTGCTCATGTTGAGCGAACGCTACATGCATCCCAACGGGGCGCTGGCCGCCTACGAGTTCGGCTTTGATGATGCCAACCCGCCTGTGCACGCCCTGGCCATCTGGCGCGTCTTCGAGGCAGACCGCGAAACCACGGGCCGCCCGGACATCGACTTCCTGGAGCGGGCCTTCCAAAGGCTGCTCCTGAACTTCACGTGGTGGGTGAACCGCAAGGACGCCTCGGGAAAGGACCTGTTCGGCGGCGGGTTCATGGGGCTCGACAACATCGGCCTTTTCGATCGCGATCAGGCCCTGCCGTTCGGCGAAGCGCTGCTCCAGGCCGACGCGACTGCCTGGATGGGACTCTATTGCTCCGTTATGCTGACGATCGCCGTCGAGTTGGCCCAGGAACGGCCAATGTACCAGGAGATGGGCGTCAAATTTTTCCATCATTTCATTCTGATCGTCGATGCCATCAACACAGCGCTCGGCACGGGGCTGTGGGATGAGGAGACGGGCTTCTTCTACGACCAGATCCGCGAGGAGGATCGACCGCCGGTGCCGCTCAAGGTGCATAGCGTCGTCGGACTGCTGCCGCTGGTCGCCAGCACGATCCTGCGGTCCGACCAGCGCGACGCCGTCCCGGACATGGTGCGCCAGATCGAGGAGGGACTGGACGATCACCCGGAACATCGAGGCCATCGCGGCACGGCTGCCGAAGGCGAAGCCCTTTTCGCGGGAGCCCCCTTCGTGGCCCTGGTGCCGCGGGAGCGGCTCCGGCGGCTTCTGGCTCGCATGTTGGACGAAGGGGAGTTCCTGTCGCGCTTTGGGCTGCGCAGCCTGTCCAAGCGGCATGCCGACGAGCCAGTCGCGCTTAGAGCCTGA
- a CDS encoding IS110 family transposase, with amino-acid sequence MTYYAGLDVSLEETAICVVDDAGRIVKELRAASAPGPLVAALQGLKLPIERIGLEACSLTAWLHEGLRAAGLAAVCIETRQANAAMKTMPNKTDRNDARALAQIMRTGWFRQVHVKSQQCRLWRSLLVARRTVLNEMRSIENVVRAMLREAGLKVGTPSRAAFDKRVRELCSDDTALLAMVEPLLTVLSTMIQQLARLTKQVLKIVREEKICRRLMSAPGVGPITALAFRATIDRPDRFGHSRDVGAHLGLTPSRYQSGETDIQGKISRCGDELARTALYEAANALLVRSQKWSSLRAWGMTIAKHRGMARARVAVARKLAVVLHRMWSDGTDFRFGTGPTTAPATVVA; translated from the coding sequence ATGACGTACTATGCCGGACTGGACGTGTCCCTGGAAGAGACCGCGATCTGCGTGGTCGATGACGCGGGTCGGATCGTGAAGGAGCTGCGCGCCGCGAGCGCGCCAGGGCCGCTGGTTGCGGCCCTGCAGGGCTTGAAGCTGCCGATCGAGCGGATCGGCCTCGAAGCCTGCTCGTTGACGGCTTGGCTGCACGAGGGCCTGCGCGCGGCGGGGCTGGCGGCGGTCTGCATCGAGACACGGCAGGCCAACGCCGCCATGAAGACCATGCCCAACAAGACCGACCGCAACGACGCGCGTGCCCTGGCGCAGATCATGCGCACCGGCTGGTTCCGGCAGGTGCACGTCAAGTCGCAGCAGTGCCGGCTGTGGCGCTCGCTGCTGGTCGCACGCCGCACGGTGCTGAACGAGATGCGGTCGATCGAGAACGTCGTTCGGGCCATGCTTCGGGAAGCCGGGCTGAAGGTCGGCACGCCGAGCCGGGCGGCCTTCGACAAGCGTGTGCGCGAACTCTGCTCGGACGACACAGCGTTGCTGGCGATGGTGGAGCCGTTGCTCACTGTACTGTCGACGATGATCCAGCAGCTCGCCCGATTGACAAAACAGGTGCTGAAGATCGTGCGCGAGGAAAAGATCTGTCGGCGGCTGATGAGCGCACCCGGCGTCGGCCCGATCACCGCCCTGGCGTTTCGCGCCACGATCGACCGACCCGATCGGTTCGGCCATTCGCGCGACGTCGGTGCCCATCTCGGCCTGACGCCCTCGCGCTACCAGTCGGGCGAGACCGACATTCAGGGCAAGATCAGCCGATGCGGCGACGAACTGGCGCGAACGGCCCTGTACGAGGCCGCTAACGCGTTGCTCGTGCGCAGCCAGAAATGGTCCAGCCTGCGGGCCTGGGGCATGACGATCGCCAAGCATCGCGGCATGGCGCGGGCGCGCGTTGCCGTAGCCCGAAAGCTGGCCGTGGTCCTGCACCGGATGTGGAGCGACGGTACCGACTTTCGGTTCGGCACCGGGCCGACCACCGCGCCCGCCACCGTAGTTGCCTGA